The Chryseolinea soli genome contains a region encoding:
- a CDS encoding DUF2541 family protein, which produces MLKSLVLFLFVTVICTAFAQDPWVNLGSKKVNFGLDRDVIHVSYRDNALSAIKILVNNGALNMHKCTVYFENGGQQEVELRHNFAKDSNSRVIDLKGNKRNIDRIEFWYDTKDAANRKAEVEVWGRK; this is translated from the coding sequence ATGCTAAAATCTCTCGTGTTGTTTCTTTTCGTCACCGTGATCTGTACGGCCTTTGCCCAGGATCCGTGGGTTAACCTCGGCTCCAAAAAAGTGAACTTTGGACTTGACCGCGACGTGATCCACGTCAGCTATCGCGACAATGCGCTCAGCGCCATCAAAATCCTCGTGAACAATGGCGCCCTGAACATGCACAAGTGCACCGTCTATTTTGAAAATGGCGGCCAGCAAGAGGTAGAACTTCGTCACAACTTTGCGAAAGACTCCAACAGCCGCGTGATCGACCTGAAGGGCAACAAGCGCAACATCGACCGGATCGAATTCTGGTACGACACCAAAGATGCCGCCAACCGCAAAGCTGAAGTAGAGGTTTGGGGTAGAAAGTAA
- the speB gene encoding agmatinase — MVSVLGIPLDSNSSFLSGAASAPQKIREAYHSASANYCAENGMDLNQIQSWKDQGDLQLPGMPAAFPSIEQNVFNWLGKDHHVLSLGGDHSITYPIIKAFAKKYRNLNILHLDAHGDLYDDFEGNKFSHACPFARIMEEGLALRLVQVGIRTYNPHQREQARRFGVESIEMKDWKDGTALHFDGPLYISLDLDALDPAFVPGVSHYEPGGFTTRQVLAILQGLDATVVGADIVELNPTRDINGMTAMVAAKFFKELLVKLLPAASV, encoded by the coding sequence ATGGTCTCCGTACTTGGAATTCCTTTGGACAGCAACTCTTCCTTTTTATCGGGTGCGGCCTCGGCACCCCAAAAGATCCGTGAAGCCTATCACTCGGCTTCCGCCAATTATTGCGCAGAAAATGGAATGGATCTCAACCAAATCCAGTCGTGGAAAGACCAGGGTGACCTGCAGCTTCCCGGCATGCCGGCAGCCTTTCCGTCGATCGAACAAAATGTTTTCAATTGGCTTGGCAAAGACCACCACGTGCTGAGTCTGGGGGGAGATCATTCGATCACCTATCCCATTATAAAAGCGTTTGCAAAAAAATATCGCAACCTCAACATCCTCCACCTTGACGCCCATGGCGACTTGTACGACGATTTTGAGGGAAACAAATTTTCGCATGCCTGCCCGTTTGCGCGGATCATGGAAGAGGGCCTGGCATTGCGGTTGGTGCAGGTGGGCATCCGCACCTACAATCCGCATCAGCGTGAACAAGCCCGGCGCTTTGGTGTGGAGTCCATCGAAATGAAGGATTGGAAAGACGGCACGGCGCTGCACTTTGACGGGCCGCTGTATATTTCGCTGGACTTGGATGCGCTCGATCCCGCATTTGTGCCGGGTGTGTCGCATTATGAACCCGGCGGCTTTACCACACGCCAGGTACTGGCCATCCTGCAGGGTTTGGATGCTACCGTCGTCGGGGCCGACATCGTGGAATTGAATCCCACCCGCGACATCAACGGCATGACGGCCATGGTAGCGGCCAAATTTTTTAAGGAGCTATTGGTGAAGCTTTTGCCAGCCGCTTCCGTATAA
- a CDS encoding response regulator — protein sequence MSSKIANLWIIDDDPMSSFYIKRLAELGELAHIITIYNSAQGAIDYLLHHKNSQEHLPDVILLDIYMPEIDGWEFLAELKKIESLLVKQPEMYIISSSNHPKDLSRADTFPEVRAYFQKPVTLDVLKKVVTALK from the coding sequence ATGTCGAGCAAAATCGCTAACCTCTGGATCATTGACGATGACCCCATGTCGTCGTTTTATATCAAGCGGCTCGCCGAATTGGGGGAACTGGCCCACATCATCACCATCTACAACAGCGCACAAGGCGCTATCGATTACCTCCTTCATCACAAAAATTCACAGGAACACCTGCCCGATGTCATTTTGCTGGACATTTATATGCCCGAAATCGATGGCTGGGAGTTTCTCGCAGAATTAAAGAAGATCGAATCCTTGCTGGTGAAGCAGCCGGAGATGTACATCATCAGCTCGTCCAACCACCCCAAAGACCTCAGCCGCGCCGATACCTTCCCGGAGGTGCGCGCCTATTTCCAAAAGCCCGTCACACTCGACGTCCTGAAAAAAGTGGTCACTGCTTTGAAGTAG
- a CDS encoding N-acyl-D-amino-acid deacylase family protein, which translates to MRYCFVLGVALLILLACRPKPKQTFDVIIRHGTVYDGSGAEPFTADIALQADTIAAIGDLGDAAGKKEIDATGLAVAPGFINMLSWADRSLLMDGHSMSDIKQGVTLEVFGEGWSPGPVKRKPTSKPVDSLWTTLGGYFNYVQKKGVTPNVASFVGATSIRIHELGHDNRPPTAEELKRMKALVQQAMEDGAMGLGSSLIYAPADYASTDELIALAQVASQNGGMYITHMRSESDNILSAMNETFRISKEAHIAAEIYHLKINHERNWGKVETVIAKLDSARNAGLKITANMYTYTASATGLTSRLPTWVQEGGASAMRKRLKNPVTRKKVLEEMRLGIPTKNSEPKDVMMLGFRLDSLNKLYRGKRLDEVARLHGKDADETVIDLVVRDKSTIAAVYFLISEANVKRMLTLPYVSFGSDAASMSEAKIFADWGTHPRAYGTFARFLGKYVRDEKVVSLPEAIRRLTALPASNLKLKKRGSLKVGYYADLALFDARTIADHATFDSPKEYATGMQHVFVNGVQVLHQGEHTGALPGRVVRGPGWKGKRG; encoded by the coding sequence ATGCGGTATTGTTTTGTGTTGGGTGTTGCCCTTTTGATCTTGCTGGCCTGCCGGCCCAAGCCCAAGCAGACCTTTGACGTTATTATCCGGCACGGCACCGTCTACGATGGCTCCGGCGCCGAACCTTTCACCGCCGACATCGCCTTGCAAGCCGACACCATTGCCGCCATCGGCGACCTGGGTGATGCTGCGGGCAAAAAAGAAATCGATGCTACCGGTCTCGCCGTTGCGCCGGGTTTTATCAACATGCTCAGCTGGGCCGATCGCAGCCTGCTGATGGACGGCCACTCCATGAGCGACATCAAACAGGGCGTGACGCTGGAAGTGTTTGGCGAAGGATGGTCGCCCGGCCCTGTGAAGCGAAAGCCTACCAGCAAACCGGTCGATAGTTTGTGGACTACCCTCGGAGGATATTTTAATTATGTTCAGAAGAAAGGGGTGACCCCGAATGTGGCTTCCTTTGTAGGGGCCACGTCGATCCGTATCCACGAATTGGGTCACGACAATCGTCCGCCGACCGCGGAAGAATTGAAACGCATGAAGGCCCTCGTACAACAAGCGATGGAAGACGGCGCCATGGGATTGGGGTCGTCGCTCATCTACGCCCCTGCCGACTATGCCTCCACCGATGAGCTGATCGCCCTCGCACAGGTGGCTTCACAAAATGGCGGTATGTACATCACACACATGCGCAGCGAAAGCGACAACATTCTTTCGGCCATGAACGAAACGTTCCGCATCTCGAAAGAGGCGCACATTGCAGCGGAGATCTATCACCTGAAGATCAACCATGAAAGAAACTGGGGCAAAGTAGAAACGGTCATCGCCAAGCTGGACAGTGCCCGGAATGCCGGTTTGAAAATAACCGCCAACATGTACACCTATACTGCCAGTGCCACCGGTCTCACATCGCGCCTGCCTACGTGGGTGCAGGAGGGCGGCGCGAGTGCCATGCGCAAGCGGTTAAAGAATCCGGTAACGCGCAAGAAGGTGTTGGAGGAAATGCGCCTGGGCATTCCTACAAAAAATTCCGAACCGAAAGACGTGATGATGTTGGGCTTCCGCCTGGACTCGCTCAACAAGCTCTACCGCGGCAAGCGGCTTGACGAAGTGGCCCGCCTCCACGGAAAAGACGCCGACGAAACGGTGATCGACCTGGTGGTGCGCGACAAGTCCACGATCGCCGCCGTGTACTTCCTGATCTCCGAAGCCAATGTGAAACGCATGCTGACGCTGCCGTACGTGAGCTTCGGCTCCGATGCCGCGTCGATGTCAGAAGCCAAGATCTTCGCCGACTGGGGCACACATCCCCGGGCCTATGGGACGTTTGCGCGCTTCCTGGGAAAATATGTTCGTGACGAAAAAGTGGTTTCGTTGCCCGAAGCCATTCGCCGCCTCACCGCCTTGCCGGCGAGCAACCTGAAGCTCAAAAAGAGAGGTAGCCTGAAGGTGGGCTACTATGCCGACCTGGCCCTTTTCGACGCGCGTACCATTGCCGACCACGCCACGTTCGATTCGCCCAAGGAATATGCCACGGGCATGCAACACGTTTTTGTAAACGGCGTGCAGGTGCTCCACCAGGGAGAACACACCGGCGCCTTGCCCGGCCGTGTTGTGCGCGGTCCCGGGTGGAAAGGCAAGCGCGGTTAA
- a CDS encoding TonB-dependent receptor — translation MTRIIFLLIPFMTCVAAWGQNTPLSGKVTGANDQPIPGVTVYVLNTNVGASTDADGAFALGSLPAGTYKIQVSAIGYATQERTITVGEGSTEPLAIALQESATELDAVVVTADKKEENLQKVPFTVNAISSRQVEQYRLWNSKDITAIVPNLYSANPGDGRNVTSIRGITSTSYDPAVATYIDGVNQFGLDTYIAQLFDVERIEVLSGPQSTLYGRNAMGGVINIITKKPTNVTSGFGEINIGNYGQQRYAVGFRTPLVKNKLYLGATGIYDRMNGFYKNDFYQNDFDKKHSLTGNYYLRYNASRAWAVTLNVKHNANRNNGTFPLASSKDEAFSNPFRVNQNAVTQLVDNIFNSSLVASYAGRGLNFTSQTSYQSNYRYYKDPIDGDFSPIDGVSIINNYGSKWNNVKVWTQEFKFSSPATASNFKWTAGTYMFHQKSPVKQATRFGEDAGLMGVPDTNFSTINTSTGTGSGIAFYGQGTYTFLDKLDVTLGIRYDYEHKKQSVKGEYQHDPDPNPMFVTQPDTSATANFHAVSPKASVAYHASEFNTLYATYSRGYRAGGLTQLGADPSQPPLYSYKPEYSDNVEVGTKNVFFDNRLQLNVSLFYIHVTDAQVPTLVLPEAITITKNAGTLTSKGVDLHLATMPVKGLQIEYNLGISQAKYTNLKVASNGAEVDLTGNKQIFTPAYTSMAAVQYSVAAGDVKLLVRGEWMALGKQYFDLGNTVSQSSYSLLNARAGASYRSFDLMFWGRNLGDQKYIAYAYDFGATHLGDPRNYGVTLRKTF, via the coding sequence ATGACCAGAATTATTTTTTTACTGATCCCCTTTATGACATGCGTGGCTGCTTGGGGTCAGAACACACCCTTGTCGGGCAAAGTGACCGGCGCAAATGACCAACCTATACCGGGTGTAACCGTGTATGTCCTCAACACAAACGTAGGGGCTTCCACGGATGCCGATGGCGCGTTCGCCTTGGGTAGTTTACCGGCCGGTACGTATAAGATCCAGGTTTCCGCCATCGGCTACGCCACCCAGGAGCGCACCATCACGGTGGGCGAGGGCAGCACCGAACCGCTGGCGATCGCACTCCAGGAATCGGCTACCGAACTGGATGCCGTGGTGGTGACAGCCGATAAAAAAGAAGAGAACCTCCAGAAGGTACCCTTCACCGTCAACGCCATCTCCTCGCGCCAGGTGGAACAATACCGGTTGTGGAACAGCAAAGACATCACCGCCATCGTCCCCAACCTGTACTCCGCCAATCCCGGCGACGGTCGTAACGTGACCTCCATCCGTGGCATTACCTCCACCTCATACGACCCGGCCGTAGCCACCTACATCGACGGGGTGAACCAGTTTGGGTTGGACACCTACATCGCGCAGTTGTTCGACGTCGAGCGCATTGAAGTGCTAAGCGGACCGCAGAGCACGCTCTATGGACGCAACGCCATGGGCGGTGTCATCAACATCATCACCAAAAAACCGACAAACGTCACGAGCGGTTTTGGCGAGATCAACATCGGCAACTACGGACAGCAACGTTATGCAGTGGGCTTCCGCACGCCACTCGTGAAGAACAAACTTTACCTGGGCGCTACGGGCATTTATGATCGCATGAATGGTTTCTATAAAAATGATTTTTACCAGAATGATTTTGATAAGAAACACAGCCTCACCGGAAATTATTACCTGCGCTACAACGCTTCCCGCGCCTGGGCCGTCACATTGAATGTGAAACACAACGCGAACCGTAACAACGGCACGTTCCCGCTGGCCTCGAGCAAAGACGAAGCCTTCTCCAATCCATTCCGTGTCAACCAGAATGCGGTCACGCAATTGGTGGACAACATCTTCAACAGCTCCCTGGTGGCGAGCTACGCCGGTCGCGGTTTGAACTTTACCTCGCAGACCTCGTATCAGTCCAACTATCGCTACTACAAAGATCCCATCGACGGCGACTTTTCGCCCATCGACGGTGTCTCCATCATCAACAACTACGGCAGCAAATGGAACAACGTGAAAGTGTGGACGCAGGAGTTCAAGTTCTCGTCGCCGGCAACGGCCTCGAATTTTAAGTGGACCGCCGGAACCTATATGTTCCATCAGAAAAGCCCGGTGAAGCAAGCCACCCGTTTTGGAGAGGATGCGGGCTTGATGGGCGTGCCGGATACCAACTTCTCGACCATCAACACCAGCACCGGTACGGGCAGTGGCATCGCTTTCTACGGACAAGGCACCTATACCTTTCTAGACAAACTCGATGTGACCTTGGGCATCCGCTATGACTATGAGCACAAGAAGCAAAGTGTGAAAGGCGAGTACCAGCACGATCCGGATCCCAACCCGATGTTTGTGACACAACCCGACACCAGCGCCACCGCCAACTTCCACGCCGTTTCGCCTAAGGCAAGTGTCGCTTATCACGCGTCGGAGTTCAATACTTTGTATGCTACTTACAGCCGTGGCTACCGCGCGGGCGGTCTCACGCAGTTAGGGGCAGATCCTTCGCAGCCGCCCTTGTACTCCTACAAGCCTGAGTACAGCGACAACGTGGAGGTGGGAACGAAGAACGTATTTTTCGACAATCGCTTGCAGCTCAATGTTTCGTTGTTCTACATTCACGTGACCGATGCACAGGTGCCCACACTGGTGTTGCCTGAAGCCATCACGATAACAAAAAATGCCGGCACACTCACCAGCAAGGGAGTTGATCTTCACCTGGCCACCATGCCCGTGAAAGGCTTGCAGATCGAATACAACCTGGGTATCAGCCAGGCGAAATACACAAACCTGAAAGTGGCCTCCAACGGAGCCGAAGTGGACCTGACAGGCAACAAGCAGATCTTCACACCGGCTTATACTTCGATGGCAGCCGTTCAGTATAGCGTTGCTGCGGGAGACGTGAAACTTCTGGTGCGCGGCGAATGGATGGCGTTGGGCAAGCAGTACTTTGACCTGGGCAACACCGTATCGCAGTCGTCCTACAGCTTGTTGAATGCGCGCGCTGGCGCATCTTACCGCTCGTTCGACCTCATGTTCTGGGGAAGAAACCTCGGCGATCAAAAATACATTGCCTATGCCTACGACTTTGGCGCCACCCACCTGGGCGATCCGAGAAACTATGGCGTGACACTGCGCAAAACATTCTAA
- a CDS encoding class I SAM-dependent methyltransferase, whose product MKDLFSTQAKQYAAFRPTYPEALYDFIFQHVRGNENAWDCATGNGQVAQRLARQFKKVYATDISQKQLDQASPANNIHYTVSPAESTSFPDHQFDLVTVGQALHWFDLDKFYAEVRRVMKPGGLLAIWGYGLLYIEPAIDEAFMNFYDNTVGPYWDNARRLVEDEYKTIAFPFTIIPSPPLAIETEWTLDHLSGYLSSWSATQKFIQQKGYDPVPEFIQQLAILWGQGSRRVRFPVFTRVAIIA is encoded by the coding sequence ATGAAAGACCTCTTCTCCACCCAGGCCAAACAATATGCGGCCTTCCGCCCGACGTATCCCGAGGCGTTGTACGATTTCATCTTTCAACATGTTCGTGGAAATGAAAATGCCTGGGACTGTGCCACAGGCAATGGACAGGTGGCCCAACGTCTGGCGCGTCAATTCAAAAAGGTTTACGCCACCGACATCAGTCAGAAACAACTGGACCAGGCTTCGCCGGCCAATAACATTCACTACACGGTGAGTCCCGCAGAAAGCACGTCGTTTCCGGATCATCAATTCGATCTCGTCACCGTGGGCCAGGCGCTCCATTGGTTTGATCTCGATAAATTTTATGCGGAGGTAAGGCGTGTGATGAAACCCGGTGGGTTGCTGGCCATTTGGGGCTATGGGTTGCTGTACATTGAACCCGCCATCGATGAAGCCTTTATGAATTTTTACGACAACACCGTAGGGCCCTATTGGGACAATGCCCGCCGGCTGGTGGAGGACGAATACAAAACGATTGCTTTTCCGTTCACGATCATCCCCTCGCCGCCACTGGCCATCGAAACCGAATGGACGCTCGATCATTTGTCGGGGTATTTATCCAGTTGGTCGGCGACCCAAAAATTCATTCAGCAAAAAGGATACGATCCCGTGCCTGAATTCATTCAGCAGTTGGCCATCCTTTGGGGCCAGGGTTCGCGGCGTGTCCGATTCCCCGTGTTCACCCGGGTGGCGATTATCGCTTAA
- a CDS encoding OmpA family protein has translation MDKYFLLFAIVLLSIVAHAQDQKTLVATGDKYYGKKDYKNALAAYLAAQDLNPDDAAVNFKIGLTYLYSETKSKAASYISKAYRLNPAVNPDIDYHLGIAFQNTNEFQKAIEHFENFKKKKANLSSIVDEKIAECHIADSLSQNELNVIIENLGAVNTPYSDYSPIISADGNTLIFTSNRTDDPAKAKANQNFEDIFFTTKQGNTWAAPKPISPNINIKYNDAAASLSPDGKTLFLYYEEGEGDIYTSTLTGDQWSKPEPLNKNINTAMFWETCASVTADGKKLFFASNRPGGIGELDLYVSQLDGKGEWGKAVNLGPVINTPENEDSPYIHHDGVTLYFSSDGHPRLGNSDIFVTEFVNNKWKKPENMGYPLNSWEYDGFFTLSPDKKKGYFSTAKEGGLGDADIYSITFLEPKYKVKPKPEVVAAVQKAAEEKVKTEIPKSEEFIDASIQAKKEQKVVTLLKGRVIDESNAAPLGAVISLVDNATNKVMAKINANPLTGEFELIIPHGGNYGVATEKAGYLFNSINFALPEFAEYQEIDTHIIMVKAEVGSKVVLKNIFFDIGKADLKTESVAEVENIRELLITNPNLKVQINGHTDNSGNAASNKALSLKRASSVVTYLEAHGIAADRVTAKGYGSERPIVSNDDETGGREINRRTEIEIIE, from the coding sequence ATGGATAAATATTTTCTACTCTTTGCGATCGTTTTGCTGAGCATCGTGGCGCATGCCCAGGACCAAAAGACCCTGGTGGCTACCGGCGATAAATATTATGGGAAGAAGGATTATAAAAATGCCCTGGCCGCGTACCTGGCGGCTCAGGATCTCAATCCCGATGATGCCGCCGTCAATTTCAAGATCGGCCTCACCTACCTGTATTCGGAAACGAAGTCGAAAGCCGCGTCCTACATCAGCAAGGCTTACCGTTTGAACCCGGCGGTGAACCCGGACATCGACTATCACCTGGGCATTGCCTTTCAGAATACCAACGAATTCCAGAAGGCCATCGAGCATTTTGAAAACTTCAAAAAGAAAAAGGCCAACTTGTCGAGCATCGTAGACGAGAAGATCGCCGAGTGTCACATTGCCGACTCCCTTTCACAAAATGAGTTGAACGTGATCATCGAAAACCTGGGCGCTGTGAACACGCCGTACAGTGATTACTCTCCCATCATCTCCGCGGACGGCAACACCCTGATCTTTACTTCGAACCGCACCGACGATCCCGCCAAGGCAAAGGCCAATCAAAATTTCGAAGACATTTTCTTCACCACCAAGCAAGGCAACACCTGGGCCGCCCCCAAGCCGATAAGCCCCAACATCAACATCAAATACAATGATGCCGCGGCATCACTTTCACCCGACGGGAAGACCTTGTTCTTATACTACGAAGAAGGCGAAGGCGACATCTACACCTCCACGCTGACGGGTGACCAATGGTCCAAACCCGAGCCGCTCAACAAGAACATCAACACCGCGATGTTCTGGGAAACCTGCGCCAGCGTGACGGCCGATGGAAAGAAACTTTTCTTTGCCAGCAACCGCCCCGGTGGGATCGGCGAACTGGACCTTTACGTGAGCCAACTCGACGGCAAGGGTGAATGGGGAAAGGCTGTGAACCTTGGCCCCGTGATCAACACCCCCGAAAACGAAGACTCACCCTACATCCACCACGACGGCGTGACGTTGTACTTTTCCTCCGACGGACATCCCCGGCTGGGCAACAGCGACATTTTCGTTACCGAGTTTGTCAACAACAAATGGAAGAAACCCGAGAACATGGGCTACCCGCTGAACTCGTGGGAATATGACGGCTTCTTCACGCTGTCGCCGGATAAGAAAAAAGGATATTTCTCCACGGCCAAGGAAGGCGGCTTGGGGGATGCGGACATTTATTCCATCACATTCCTGGAGCCCAAGTATAAAGTGAAGCCCAAACCCGAAGTGGTGGCGGCTGTGCAGAAGGCTGCCGAAGAAAAAGTAAAAACAGAAATCCCGAAAAGCGAAGAATTTATCGACGCCAGCATCCAGGCCAAGAAGGAGCAGAAGGTGGTGACGTTGTTGAAGGGACGCGTGATCGATGAAAGCAATGCCGCTCCCCTCGGCGCGGTGATCTCGCTCGTGGATAACGCGACCAACAAAGTGATGGCAAAGATCAACGCCAACCCGTTGACGGGTGAATTCGAGCTGATCATTCCACACGGTGGGAACTACGGGGTGGCTACGGAGAAAGCGGGCTACCTGTTCAACTCCATCAACTTTGCGTTGCCGGAATTTGCCGAGTACCAGGAGATCGACACGCACATCATCATGGTGAAGGCAGAGGTCGGATCGAAAGTGGTATTGAAAAACATTTTCTTCGACATTGGCAAGGCTGACCTGAAAACAGAGTCGGTGGCCGAAGTGGAAAATATCCGCGAGCTGCTCATCACCAACCCGAACCTGAAGGTGCAGATCAACGGACACACCGACAACAGTGGTAACGCCGCTAGCAACAAGGCGCTTTCATTGAAACGGGCGTCATCGGTAGTGACCTACCTGGAGGCCCATGGCATTGCCGCCGATCGCGTGACGGCCAAGGGCTACGGTTCTGAACGCCCCATCGTTTCCAACGACGACGAGACCGGCGGTCGCGAGATCAACCGCCGTACGGAAATTGAAATCATCGAGTAA